The nucleotide sequence tttgttataagaataccatattttttgtgtcattcaaaaagataagaatttatattatatgatattatatttgttacattgttggtatcattgaaaatgatatgtttagtttttttaataagaaaaagatatgcatagtttgttacaatataaatgtgcaaaatatatatatatatataagtataatttttttagacatctatacttgtacttgtgcttttaattaaaatcaaaattttataaaaataattatacggattatgcaacactaaaaaaaaattatacgcattagcgtaacaaaaaaaaaaacagacagcgGACATAAAGTATTACCCTAAACTccaatgtgtgtgtgtatttgcgaggttgaagaaggggaataaaaatattcggtgtcattcaatgagagcgtgaataaaaatatttgcgaggttctGATagttaaacgatattgaaattaaatatataagtgataaaaaaaagataataaaattccttcaaaaatagataataaaattaaatggaccctccttcaaaaaaataaattaaatggaccggttaaaaaaaaaattgaagaaaaaagcatattgaaatataatattaaaaaataaaataaaaggttgtCAGCGTAAGTTAAAGATAGGTGTTTCTGAAATAAATTGCGGACAAGTAATTTTTTGAAGTAACATTCAATAACTTTTGGTCAAAGCTCATTtcattaagtattttttttagtagatactttattgatattttgtttgatctaacttctccttaaaaatatagagaaattgaaaaaaaatcggATCAAACGTACCTTAGTCAGGTTTTAGACGGTCTTCTAAGTTAGGGAACCGtatagataaacaacttatatgtaagcttacataagctatttttacaacaaataataaaagattaaattgtttttcatattataagttgttttcataaccTATTTTagtgaacttatgaaaataaatataatttttttataaaaaatatatcataaacTATATTTAAATGTTCCCATACAGTCTCgcaaaatttatatcaaataagttccttaaaaaaaaaaagtgatttacaAATAAGttgctcaaaataaaaaataaaaaatcatgaaaaagtcAATCCCATATAGATAGATTATTTTTCAATGCATATATTTTTCCTGGCAGTCTAATATTCAGCTCAGTTCCGTTATGTCAACGTAATTGTTGCTTTACTGGCTTCTCTAACCTCCACGTTCTTCTTATTCACCTCTCTTCAACACATGTTCTTGCCGCCACTCTCAAATAGTGAAACCCAATCATTTTTCCTCTGTCAAATACTCTTTTCTTCTGCCCCCAAATGGCTGATGCAACAACAGACTTTGCACTCACCAAGCTCAAAAAGTCTGTTGAAAACCTTGGTTCTTCTACACAGGTAAACCTTGGTTCTTCAAGATTTTAAATTGTAGTAACTTTGTTTGAATTTGGATTCCCCACGGTCAGGAATCTCATCTCATCAGTCACAGTGAAATATGACAGATTTCAGTCAAATAGGACTGATgtgattttttataatatcacTGACGTAAATCATGGtagcatattatttttttatattaacttGCAGGGTTATGGGGACCCTACACTGATGAGGTTTTTGATTGCTCGATCAATGGATTCAGATAAAGCAGCAAAGATGTTTGTCCAATGGCAGAAATGGAGGGCTACTATGGTGCCTAATGATGGGTTCATTTCAGATTCTGAAGTTCCTGATGAATTGGAAACTAGAAAGATCTTTTTGCAGGGTTTGTCTAAGGATAAATATCCTGTGATGATTGTCCAAGCAAGTAGACATTTCCCTTCCAAGGATCAGATTCAATTCAAGAGTAATTTCTTACTTTAACTTTATTAATTTACAAAAcactttatgtttttattttatttttcatggaTTTAATTAGTATACACTGTCAGGTGCATCCTACCACGGCTCAATATGAAGATGTTTCCGAATATATTTTAGGAACTAACATACCAAAGTGTAATTATAGTGTGATTTGATTGGATCTATGTGTTAAAATGTTTTACACCGTTAATGCGTAGAAGAAactgatttaattttttatatataaaagtaaaacTTCCATGGCTAATAGTAGCATTTTGTTATTTgacttttgaaaatttgatgcTAATACAATTCGTTCAAAGATGCCAAATTGGTGTATTTTCTCCAAGTGGGGACCATTGGGAAAAGATTAGTCTAGAGAGAGGTACAGTTTAATTTATTATGTGACCAGTTAGAAACCCCATGCTTCACTTTCATTGTCCTTTTCCTTTGCCATGTGGAATTTATTGAGATACAGTTTAATTTATTGAGGTACAGTTTAAGTGATTTTGTTGTTtcctcaaaatcaattttttttagataagtcACTTATCAAGGTTACTTTCAATGTTCTTCTACATTGTGTTTGGTTGGAGGAAACTAGAGGAGAgagtataaattattttatatttagttgtttgattcaaaatcaatttttgtcaccTCAGAAGATCAACTCAATTGCAACTCTATTGTGATCCATTATTCATATCTGACTCTTTATTTCTCCACTTTTAACatgatcaaattattttttacttaaatagaataaagtgcTGGGCTTATCCAGATACTTGCACTAGAATTTGGTGGTTGAAGATTAGAATAAAACTGCAGTTATTGCCTCTAATATTGAACATCTTCCATTTGTCTTCTAGTATTTGTCACCCTTTACTTTCAAATGATATGGTTCatgaattattttcttttatttattatcaagAGATACCTTTAAAGTATTATAGCTGGTGCAACTCTCCAATAATTTCATATTCATGGTTAGTCACCACACATTGAGTTACTCTGTAGTTATGTTCTATTAGGTCCTCATGTCACACACTCGTGTGTACAACTTTTATATGAAATATTAGTATGAGTTGTGTTTGTGACCTTTTGGTTTTCTTGATCATGGTTGTTGAGAGTCTCATATTGGTTGAGATATGAtctgaaaatgtgtttataagtgggagaTATCATTGCCTCAAAAGCCAGTTTTGCAAGGTTGAGTTAGGCCTAACCTAAATTTTAAGAATGGTTGTTTAAGGGACTAATGCCATTTGTTCAGAGTGTATCCAATCCTCGGTCTGTTTGTACATTTTATCATTTCTGTATATCAAATTCTCTCCTCCTACTAtgataaaaaaggaaaagaaagatgTTTTTAATGTTTGATATAGTGAGGTATTGCAGAAGATTCTGGTTAATAACTTGAAGGATTTTTATTCAGCTACACCAAAAACTAGTTGAAGTCATTAATGGGACACCTTAGTGATGGAGCATGGGGTACTCATCTTGATGGTGCAAGGTTAAGACAATTGGGGTTAGGTGGGGTGCGTGGGATAGGTGGAAAGGATACTTTCAAGCACATGTCTAAGATTGGATATCTAAAGTTTGACTTGTTTGAGTTTAATAGACTGTGGCCCAACAAATCTTCGATAAACTCTACTATAAtattaggtttttatattgggcccaactcatccttacaaagtTAACGAGCTTATAAGATGAGAGATGTCTTTCActtttaaacatattttcaggTCATATCTTATTCAATGTGGAACTCTCATAACACCTCATTTTGCGTAGCCTCCATGGCTAATGGAAATTTGTTATctggtttttgaaaatttgatgcTAGTACAGTTTGTTCAAAGATgacttttgatgattttttccAAGAGGGGACCATTAGGCAAATATCATTGTAGAGACTAGTCCAATTTGAATTTATGTGACCATATGAGTTCCCCCTTGGTTCACATTCTGTCTTTTTCTTTTGCTATGTGGAATTAAAGGATTTTGTTGTTTCcccaaaatccaattttttagATAAGTCACTTATCAAGTTTATTTTGACTGTTCTTTTTGATGGTGTTTGGTTGGAGTGAAATAGAGCAGATGACAGAAAAtggattattttaaattttaattgtttagttcaatttttttttgcaagggATGAGATACAAAAGTGTCTTAATTAATGTTAAATCCCCTCCATTATAGGGAGATTTGAAAGGGAGATAAAATgtgttaataaattttttaattgatagaCAAAGTTGTGATCAGCTATTCATGTCTAACTCTCTGTTTTGACATGATCTAATTTTACTTGTTGTTATATGAGAAGTTAGGAAATGAAACTATCAAATAGAATGAAGTGTTGGGCTTATCCAGATACTTGCAGTAGAATTTTGTGGTTGCAGATTAAGTAAAACTGCAATAATTGAGACCTGAAGATTGTTTAGTTATCtcaaatatttaacatgttccatttgtcttcttttatttgttatcttttgctttcaaatttattgttcatgtttttttattttatttgtcatcAAGACATACATTCAGAAGATAATCTGGTATGCTTGAAGAAGATAATAACTTTTTCCTATCAATCAAATGAAAGAGTGAATAGGTAGCAGAGTAGAGAATAGAGATATgatattgaaaaaattgaaatgctCTGACTTGGTATTCGTATATTTCATAACGACGACAACTATATAGCTGATTACTCTGCTTTGTTTATTGTTTCAGAATTTATTGTACATTTACTGGACAAGACAATTGCGAGGTACTGTCTAGTTTTACTACTACTTTGATGCTTTCTTATCTTATCTATTGTTCAAAGGAACTTGGGTCATGTGTGGCAAAAAAATAGCAGATAAACTAGTTGATAGTGGATAGTTGATATGCCATCTGATtgaatttgaagtgtttggtaaaattagcggttgaACTGGATAAAATGACATAGAATATACTTTTTATGGATATTTGAACTTTTAAATTAAGGACGAGGataaaaaatgagagaaaaaatgacACGCTACTTGAAGTAGCTCTGGAAAAAtactataagctcatgaaagaACATTATAAACTCATGAGAGAATAAACGTTACCAAACAGTTATACAAGCTTATACGCTATAATATATCCGCTACAAACTAGCAATTTGGCCTCGACAAATATAGCATACCATTCGACAAAAGCATTGAAATTTACGTACTGTTATATTTCATGGGAACATACTTCAGCACCACTTTCCTTCCTTTGCATTCATTTTTGACAGAAATGGCTTTTGAGAGGAAAACCTATGCAAACAGTGTCTTTTTTGGGCATTGAAACACCTTAGAGTGATTAATTAGGAATGAATTGTTGGTAATAATGGCGTTATTGTTAAAGAGTAATTTTCATGTGTTCCAACTTCTACTCTCCTTTATCATCAGAAACTGAGAAACTAAttgttaactttttattttattttcagtgCTTTCAAGGGAAGGGAGGTAGGAAATGAAAAGTTGATTGGGGTTCTGGATCTGCAGGGTATTTCGTATAAGAATGTTGACGCACGTGGTTTAATTACAGGATTTCAATTTTTACAGGTGACAatcttctcttttttcttgaaattttcacgtataacataaatgaaaatatataaaatcatgcttctctgttttctttttcaatttttttcacaaTCACACTATTTCATAGCTTCTAAATTTGAGTGATTATTGCTTGAATTGCAGTCTTACTACCCTGAATGTTTAGCGAAGTGCTATATTTTACATATGCCATGGTTTTTTGTGAGTGTTTGGAGATTTGTTTCCGGCTTCCTAGACAAGGCAACACAAGAAAAGGTACTTTTTCCAATCTTAAGCTGAAAATTAGTGCACTGTGTGTTGTACTGATTCACATTGGCTATATATATGCATCACATATTTTTCAATGGCCCGTCTCTCAGTAACATGTTAGAGGGTATGTTACTAGCACTGGTCATTGACCAGATTGTATTAGTATCCCATCAAAGCAGACAAAATGTGATGCAAAATATACTAGGAATGCTCATGATTTTCAATCTGTTAGTTTCCATATGCGATGTCCTTAGTTAATATCATTATTCGATAGTATACAGTAATATACTAATATGGATAGAAATACAAGTAATTTGTATGTGTTTCAATGTTTACTTTTAATGTCAAgcatatcatttttcttattcttaAATATCTAAAGCATCAGAATATAATATTATGATTGAAAaatagtgttgtcaaatagcgatACTCTATTGTCCCACGAACGGTGTagtgaaatttgaacaaatcccTATTGTCCCACGATACCTTTTCTAGTACAAAGTGTTGTCCAATAGCGGTGCAGTAACACTGTACcgtagtggaatttgaacaaacttctATCTTTCGTGGTCCACGTTTGACAACACTGTTGGAAAACTTCTTCTTTTAAGGTTTTTTGAATATATAGGTAACTAGAAAACCATAAAAGTTTCTTTTGCGGTGCTATAGAAATACTCATATGATACCATAGCCGTTTGTAGAGGTTGAGACCTTTGGCAAAATATAGAGACCTAATATAAAGTAAAGTATCAATCTTCATATGCTattcttttaactttttcaattgcAAAATCATTtacttttaactttttcaattgcAGAATCATATATTGAAGTTTATAATCAAGTAATTTTAACCATTAATGCATGCATCCCATTTTCACGACTTTGGTTGATGAATGCAGATTGTAATTATAAGCAACGAGGAAGAGAAAAAGTTGTTCGTAAGTGAAGTTGGCGAAGACATTCTCCCAGAAGAGTATGGTGGAAGAGCAAAGCTTGTACCTATCCAAGAGGTTGAAGTGAAACCCCCGGAAAACGGAAGAACGACTTGAATATAGTGTCTTCTTGGCAATCAAACAATCATTTGAGTCTAAGTAGGGGGCATCTGATGCTTGTAGTCCTAACCCCATTATCATCTAATAAAATTTCAACTATAGAGGACAGGTGGATATGATATATAGAAGTTTCATATTCTATTCTACTGGAAAACCAAATATGAATAGAGATATGATAAGATAATTTATCCTATTTTGTCTATTTTAATGTCTTGCTTTACTTAGGTAATGACTCCTAACTGCACAAAAGGAAGAAagattatcttatcttattttggTACTTTTCGTAGGTACAATAGGACGTTAAGAAAAGAATGAGCTTCCTCTTTTTATGCTATACTTAGCTACGCATAGAAGAAAAAGCAAGGCACATATACTTAGCCAATTGCACAAAAATATGGAGAAGAAAGAATATGAATAAgaaaatcaaaaagttaaaggaaaacaaaattgtagataaaatatgaaatatataaACTAACATAAGAACTCTGACAggagatttgaaaataaagtaaatatcaaataaagttgtagaagaaaatttaaaatatagacGAGGAgagaaaatattatgttattgatacGAAATTTCCGATGTCGTTTAATAGTGACAAATCTTCGTATGGGAATCTGTGAGACACATAAAGTGGGTTCTCCACTTTcaactgaatttttttttccatatgcATGAGTCGTAGACCAAACCTCTAATCATTTGCTTAAGGGGTCCAAGTCTTTTACCATTTGAACTAATTCGTTGGtaatgaaaattattatattattacaaAATATAATCTCACAATCATATAAAAGTGACCGTGGCATAATTTGGTGTAAAGAGACACTCTTTAGTAATTTCTTTGGTTCCTTTTGGAATGTGCTTTGGTTTCTCAAACTGCATTTGGTTATAGAGATTAACTTCAAATTTCATGTGAGTCTTTTATCCTCCTTGCATGTTGATGAATCACATTTATAGGTTCTTcactttcttttaatttctttgaagcttttaatttctttgaatCACATT is from Medicago truncatula cultivar Jemalong A17 chromosome 1, MtrunA17r5.0-ANR, whole genome shotgun sequence and encodes:
- the LOC25482559 gene encoding sec14 cytosolic factor; the protein is MADATTDFALTKLKKSVENLGSSTQGYGDPTLMRFLIARSMDSDKAAKMFVQWQKWRATMVPNDGFISDSEVPDELETRKIFLQGLSKDKYPVMIVQASRHFPSKDQIQFKKFIVHLLDKTIASAFKGREVGNEKLIGVLDLQGISYKNVDARGLITGFQFLQSYYPECLAKCYILHMPWFFVSVWRFVSGFLDKATQEKIVIISNEEEKKLFVSEVGEDILPEEYGGRAKLVPIQEVEVKPPENGRTT